Genomic DNA from Frondihabitans sp. PAMC 28766:
CTCACTCGAAGTGAGATGAGCGCGCATCGATCCGATCTGCGAATTGCTGAGGATCGCGGAGCCCGATTCAGGAATCGTCTCTGCGCTGGCTGGCCGTGCGACAGCGATCGACAGAGCGGCTACGCATGCGAAGACGAGCATCAGAGCCAGCGCGTGAAAGCTCCGCGCACTGAGTCGAACCGAAAACTGAGTGTTCATATTGCCTCCCATCAGGTCAGGGCTGTCTGCCCCTGCAGTGAAGGTAGATTGCCAGAATACGAATTGCAAATTAACATTCTCAAAAAGTGCGCGTACCCCGCGCCGAACGCACGGAGGGGCGGCGGCTTAGTGTCGAAGGGGATGTCGACTCCCACACTCTTCTGCCTCCACGCCCTCGGCTCGAGCGGGGGTGAGTTCGCGGCGCTCACCGCCGAACTCGGCGACACGTTCGACGTCGTCGCGATCGACCTGCCGGGGTTCGGCCACGCGTCGACAGCCACCGGCACGACGATCGACGAGATGGTGCGCCACGTCATCCGCGAGATCAAGCAGCACCCGGCTGGCCGCTGGATGATCGTCGGCCACAGCATGGGCGGCAAGATCGCAACCCTCGTCGCGAAGCGCACTCTCGACGGCACAGCCGGGCTGTTCGGCCTGAGCGGCGTCGTGCTGCTCGCCGCCTCGCCGCCTTCACCCGAGCCGATGACCGACGAGAGCAGAGCGCAGTCGATCGCGATGGCCGCCGACGGCCCGGTGAGTGCTGCGGACGCCCGCTCTTTCATCGACGACAACGTCGGGGCGCCGCTCGATGCAGCTGCAGACGCCCGTGCGCTCGACGACGTGCAACACTCCGACCCCGAGGCGTGGCGCGCCTGGTTCGAGCGCGGCAGCCGTGAAGACCACTTGGCCGCCGTCGGCACCCTCGACGTGCCGGCAGCCATCGTGGCGGGCGGCGCCGACGGTGACCTCGGCCCTGACGCGCAGCGCCGCCTCAACGCGCCCGTCTACCCGCGAGCAGACGTCACGGTGCTCGACGGGGCCGGCCATCTGCTTCCGTACGAGCGCCCGCGCGAGGTGGCCGACGTGATCCTGCGCCTGTGGAACGACCACGCCGGGCGCGGGCCCGTCGTGCCCGACGACGTCATCCGCACCATCGCGTCGGCCCGGACCAGCACGAAGACGCGGGCGATCCTGGCGAGGCGCGCGCTCGCCGACGAGCCCGACCACGCGCCGCGCTCGATGACGGCCGAGCAGCTCGCGACCTTCCGCGCCATCGCCGACCGGGTCGTGCCGCAGGGCTCGGGGCCCGAACAGCCCCACCCGCACGACGCCATCGACATCGCCGCCCGGGTCGACTCGCAGCTCGCGAGGGAGCACTCCGACGGGTGGCGCAACGCGGCCCTGCCCCCTGATCCTGAGGCCTATCGCCTCGCTCTCGACGTGCTCGCCGACTTCGCCAGCCTGACCGAGACCGAGCAGGACGCCACGATCGAGGCCCTCATCGACGGCAGCTACGAGCCCGGCGGCGACGCTGCGCTCGACGCGAAACAGCTGAGCCTGTGGTTCGAAGACTGCCGCGTCGACCTCGTGCGCACCTGGCTCGCGCACCCGGCGACGATGGCGCGCGTCGGCTTCGACGGCTACGCCAACGGCGGAGACCTGACCAGGATCCAGGGGTTCCAGCGCCTCGGTGCCGGCGAGCGTGAGGGCTGGGAGCCGGCGATGCCGGCCGCACCCGGAGCCGCGGCGGTGCCCGCTGCGTTCACAGCGACACAGGCTGCGACGACGGCACAGCCTGCGACGACGCCACAGGCTGCGACGACGGCAGAGGCTGCGACGACGCCACAGGCTGCGACGACGGCAGGAGAGACCCGATGAACCTCACCGGACAACGCACCTACAGCGACGATGAGACGGTCGACGTCGTCGTGGTCGGCACCGGCGCCGGCGGCGCCCCCCTTCTCGCGACGCTCGCAGCCCGTGGGCTGACGGTGGTCGCGCTCGAGGCGGGCCCGAACTTCGACCCGCAGCAGTACACGCCCGACGAGAACCAGGCCGTCGCCATCAACTGGATGGACGAGCGGCTGAGCGACGGCGAGACTCCGACGGCGTTCGGCTCGAACAACTCGGGCAAGGGCGTCGGCGGCGCGACGTTGCACTGGGGCGCCTTCACCCCTCGCCCCGACCCGCGCGACCTCGCCCTCAAGTCGACGACAGGCAAGGGGGAGGACTGGCCGATCGGCCACGCAGAGATCACCGGTTACATCGAGCGTGTCGAGCAATTCGTCGGCGTCTCGGGCCCCGCCGACTACCCGTGGGACCCGACGCGGCAGTACCTGATGCCGCCCGTCGCGCGCAACGCCTCGAGCGACATGATGATCCGCGGCTGCGAGGCCCTCGGCATCACCGCCACCGACGGTCCGGCCGCGGTGTTGACTCTCGACCGTCAACAGGAGCACCACGGCCTCCGCCCCGCGTGCGCCAACTGCGGCGCCTGCCATCAGGGCTGCCGCTCGGGCGCCAAGGTCAGCATGGACACCACCTATCTGCCTCTTGCGGTCGCGAACGGCGCCGAGATCCGGCCCGACTCGACGGTGCACGGCATCGAGCAGGATGCCACGGGGCGCGTCAGCGCCGTCGTCTACACGCGCGATGGCGTGGAGCACCGTCAGCGAACCGCCGCCCTGGTGCTGGCCGCGGGCGGCGTCGAGACCCCGCGCCTTCTGCTGCACACCGGGCTCGCCAACTCGTCCGGCCAGGTGGGCCGCAACTACATGGCGCACGGCGCGACCCAGGTCTGGGGCCGCTTCGACGAAGAGATGCGGAGCCACCGCGGTTACCCGTCGTCGATCATCACCGAGGACTTCCTGCGGCCGAGCGACGCCGACTTCGCCGGCGGCTATCTGATTCAGAGCCTCGGCGTCGTGCCGCTCACGCTCTCGACCACGATGGTGCGAGGCGGCGGCCTCTGGGGCAGGTCGCTCGTCGACGCGATGGACAACTACCGCTACCTCTCCGGCGTGGGCATCAACGGCGAGTGCCTGCCGCGCGACGAGAACCGCCTGACGCTGTCCGACGAGCTCGACGAGTTCGGCATCCCGAAGGCGCGCATCGCCTTCAGCCAGGGGCCGAACGAGCAGGCGATGGACGAGCACGCGATCCGCACGATGACCTCGATCGTCGAGGCGGCGGGCGCGACCTCCACCATCGTGTTGGCGCGTACGGCGCACACGATCGGCACGGCGCGAATGGGAACTTCTGCCGACACGGCGGTCGTCGACCCCGACGGCCGCAGCTTCGACGTGCCGAACCTCTGGATCGCCGACAACTCGGTCTTCCCGACCTCGGTGCCGGCCAACCCCGCGCTGCTGATCATGGCGCTGGGGCTGCGAACCGCCGAGCGCATGTTCGCCGCGGCGTAGCGGTCCCCACCCTTACCTTTTCGGCTCATCCTGACCGCCCGGGCGGTCAGGACGAGCCGAAAAGGTAAGGGCCGAGGCCGAGGCCGAGGGTCAGAAGGTCATAAGGTCAGGACGAAGCGGCCGCGCGTGCCGCCGGCCTCGAGGCGGCGGTGCGCCTCAGCTGCCTCGGCTGCGGGGAAGGTGCCGGCCACACGCAGCGTGACGACACCGTCCTCCACTTTCTGCCGCAGGTCGTCGAGCTTGGCGCTCGACAGGTATTCGTCGCCCACCGAGACGACGACGAACTTCACGTCGTCCGTGCCGTCGCCTGTCCAGCCACGGAACGACACGAACGCGCCGCCCGGCTTCACGGCTCTCGTCACCTGCTCCTTCTGCACGGCCGCGTCGACGACGGCGTCGACACCGCCGGGGGCGGCCTGCAGGATGCGATCGGCCACGTCGTCTCCACGGCTCACGATCGTCTCGGCGCCCAGGCTCTCGACGAGGGCGCGGTCTTTCTCCGACGAGTCGGCGATCACCGTCAGCCCCGCGTCCTTCGCCAGCTGGATGACGTACGCCCCCAGGGTGCCGGCGGCGCCGGTCACGGCGATGGTGGCACCGGCGGGCAACGCGAGCTTCTCGAGCGCCTGCACGGCTGTGAGGCCGTTCATCGGCAGGGTCGAGGCCTCTTCGAGAGAGTGGCCCGACGGGATCCTGCTGACCGACTGCCACGGCCCGACCACGAACTCGGCGTAGGCGCCACCGTGTTCTTTCGCGGGGATCGTGATGGCCATGACCTCGTCTCCGACCGCGAAGGGGGC
This window encodes:
- a CDS encoding alpha/beta hydrolase, producing MSTPTLFCLHALGSSGGEFAALTAELGDTFDVVAIDLPGFGHASTATGTTIDEMVRHVIREIKQHPAGRWMIVGHSMGGKIATLVAKRTLDGTAGLFGLSGVVLLAASPPSPEPMTDESRAQSIAMAADGPVSAADARSFIDDNVGAPLDAAADARALDDVQHSDPEAWRAWFERGSREDHLAAVGTLDVPAAIVAGGADGDLGPDAQRRLNAPVYPRADVTVLDGAGHLLPYERPREVADVILRLWNDHAGRGPVVPDDVIRTIASARTSTKTRAILARRALADEPDHAPRSMTAEQLATFRAIADRVVPQGSGPEQPHPHDAIDIAARVDSQLAREHSDGWRNAALPPDPEAYRLALDVLADFASLTETEQDATIEALIDGSYEPGGDAALDAKQLSLWFEDCRVDLVRTWLAHPATMARVGFDGYANGGDLTRIQGFQRLGAGEREGWEPAMPAAPGAAAVPAAFTATQAATTAQPATTPQAATTAEAATTPQAATTAGETR
- a CDS encoding GMC family oxidoreductase, giving the protein MNLTGQRTYSDDETVDVVVVGTGAGGAPLLATLAARGLTVVALEAGPNFDPQQYTPDENQAVAINWMDERLSDGETPTAFGSNNSGKGVGGATLHWGAFTPRPDPRDLALKSTTGKGEDWPIGHAEITGYIERVEQFVGVSGPADYPWDPTRQYLMPPVARNASSDMMIRGCEALGITATDGPAAVLTLDRQQEHHGLRPACANCGACHQGCRSGAKVSMDTTYLPLAVANGAEIRPDSTVHGIEQDATGRVSAVVYTRDGVEHRQRTAALVLAAGGVETPRLLLHTGLANSSGQVGRNYMAHGATQVWGRFDEEMRSHRGYPSSIITEDFLRPSDADFAGGYLIQSLGVVPLTLSTTMVRGGGLWGRSLVDAMDNYRYLSGVGINGECLPRDENRLTLSDELDEFGIPKARIAFSQGPNEQAMDEHAIRTMTSIVEAAGATSTIVLARTAHTIGTARMGTSADTAVVDPDGRSFDVPNLWIADNSVFPTSVPANPALLIMALGLRTAERMFAAA
- a CDS encoding NADP-dependent oxidoreductase; the encoded protein is MRVIGVNEFGGPEKLETVERPEPHAGFGEVRIAVRAAAVSPTDSLSRSGLGAPMAGPPYVVGMDAAGVIDEVGEGAPFAVGDEVMAITIPAKEHGGAYAEFVVGPWQSVSRIPSGHSLEEASTLPMNGLTAVQALEKLALPAGATIAVTGAAGTLGAYVIQLAKDAGLTVIADSSEKDRALVESLGAETIVSRGDDVADRILQAAPGGVDAVVDAAVQKEQVTRAVKPGGAFVSFRGWTGDGTDDVKFVVVSVGDEYLSSAKLDDLRQKVEDGVVTLRVAGTFPAAEAAEAHRRLEAGGTRGRFVLTL